tttgtatACCTTCTAATCCATATTATCTGTCgtatttgaaaaagaaaatagttcataatatttgtcattttaaaatatcaatagaACAGTTGttgctattttttcaaatttattctcGTCAATAAATAACTTAGTGActgaaaaaaattagttaatctTAAAAATAGTGCTAGTAAGTAACATGGATAATTTAATAAGAGTgtatataaatcaaaataaatttattatcttcTTAATCTATGCGAAATAGTAACATAcgacaaattttaattaaataaattttctttgacaaaaaaactaatttatcttttttaattatacaaTAAGAGCTTAATGATAAGTATTTAAAATAGATGAGATAAGGTTAAAATAGGTAAAAATGAGTATTTATTcatatgaaatattttattagaacaaataaattaattttcaagaaATATAATGCCCTTCTATAATAAATCAAACTTCCCAAAAATTACAATAATGCttctataatattttaatcaaatatattTGTTTTGCTCAACCATGTCTAAACAAATGTCAATATATGTTGATAATTACGttctattatttaaattttcaatggTGGTTTATATGGTTAGTGGAGGAGGGTGGCCGCTTTTAGCCGGCGGCAAGTGGTAGGCCCCGCCGGCGAAATTGCCCGTATTTGCTACAGGTAATAATTTTCTAGGTCTAAGGTGGTGTGCTTAATTTAGTGGGTTGGTGTTGTTGAATTTCACTATAGCTACGATTTGCCATTCACatttatttcaatttcttctttCCCTACCTAACAAAATAAAGACTACAAAGTGGTCACTGCCTTTTAGCTATAATTACGCTTTAGCAATGTTTAATGGAAGAAAATTATAAGAAGATTCTCCAAGAACTTAGGAGATTTATGAAGATTCTTTTCCTAATCTTGTGAAGCCATCATACTAATCTTCAATGGAGTTAATGATGGTAGcgccaaaaataaataaaaacaatttttccATATAGTCTCTATCCACCAAATTAATGTATACATAGCTAATATATTATATTCCCGTCGTTTTTTTTAATAGTCCATTTAGTAAAACAATTTTTCCATATAGTCTCTATCCACCACATTCATGTATACATAGCGAATatattatactccctccatttttttcaGTTGtccatttaataaaatatatttatctatatttGCTTGccaaattagatttttttaagaTGATTTTAATCATTATCTTCTAAATTTActcatccctaataaatgactctatattttaatttaggtttaaatgcataaaaaatcacaaactttcgcgtgttttttgaatttaatatgAACTTcaattttgacatatttaacataaaatttccaattttgcaattatatattacatttgtgttttttttattcaaaacgacaccgttttacTCCAAAAACGGTGTCTGTGTCattattgcaaaattttgaaagttcatgtatttatatgtcggctaataatcaccgacggtcctcgacctttaccccaaacttccctaaaccccctatactttcaaaagcttccctaaaccccccaacatTTGTGGCGGCGTCATTCACGGCCCTtatggacaaaaataccctttaaTTTTTGACGGctgtaaatataaaaaaaaaagacggcgccaggTGTCCACTGACACGCCATtaaatatctcaaaaaaaaaaaacacccaCAATGCCTCAAAACACTCAATCAAATCGAACCACACTAATCGAACCCAACCTACCGGTCAATTTTTCAATCACCGTAGCCCGCCGCCACGCTCCACCACCGTCGGCCACCGCCCTCCGGACATATGTTCTTGAAGGAACGATctgttccttcaagaacagatcttgAAGGAACATATTGTTCCTTCAAGTGTCTTCTCAGACGAGAAGACGACCCAGCTGGGTcgtcttctcacctgagaagacgaccggAGAGGTCGGATGGGTTGGGTCGGGTGGAATGGGTCGGGTGTTGGGTTGATGATTTtggttaggttagattttttttttcaaatattaatttggGGGTATTTTGGGTTTCTCATATTCTTAGTGTATTTTGGTGATGTGTCAGCTGACATGgcgccgccaatttttttttttaaatgacagCCGCCAAAAAATGACGGCACTGaggggtatttttgtccataAGGACCAtgaatgagcgccgccataaaggttggggggtttagggaagtttggggtaaaagtcgaggaccgtcggtgattattagccttatATGTCGAAATTAGAAGTTTGTGTTAAATACctaaaacacgcgaaagttaggtgattttttgtgcatttaaaatttttatttaaaaagtattCATTAACTAATAGtactatattagtatttctTCTTATAAGTTAAGATAAAAATAGCACTAttttaatatgtacaatttttgactaaatggacaactaaaaataaCGGAGAAAGTAATATATTATTTCCTCCGTCTCAAATTGATAGGCGCTAGGCAGTTAGgacaaatataattattaaaaaatggcTTAATGACGTAAAAAATcgcaaactttagcgtgttttccaaatttaacatcaactttcaattttggcaaattaatacacaaacttttaaatttttgcaattttagcaccaatcaattttccttcaaaaaaatagagagaAATGCTGATGTGTATACCGGAATAACCACTGTTCCGGCGTCCACATCAgtatttttttcacaaaaaattGATCAGTGCTGAAATTGCAAagaatcaaaagtttgtgtattaatttgccaaaattgaaaatttatgttaaatttgcaaaacacgctaaaatttgtgattttttacgcaattaagccttgagaaatttagtaaattatgtaaaatgagtaattttataaaacatatcaCACTTGTCCTTATTCAATGCAGTGCTGACTTTGTTTCTTAGTGAATTTGACTCattttttaatgtaatatattaATGAAGGTATGTGTTATCTAAACAATGAATTACTGCCtataatttgaaacaaaaaatatagaataatGCTTATCAATTTGGGACTGaagaaatattaaatatatgaaaaattctacaaatagaaattaaataagcGTTTAATGATGTAATCTGATGTTGACACCAGAAAAAACATTATGGTACAATAGACAGAAAATCTCATTTTAgaactaaaaaagaaaaaggcaAAATCGTAGTTGTATTGACAGTATGAACATCTCCTGGATGATGATTCTATGGAAGTTCTAGCATGTATGTAACAAAAAGTAATACACATCATCATAAACATGAAATATCGTCTCTGCTACGATGAAAAGATTCTGTATCACAACAGAAACCTATTGCGCCTGCAACAACGGAACTCCATGAGCATTGGCGATTTACCCTAAAAATGGATGTTCCGAGGATGCCTGATGGTGCGGCATGAATATATAACTCTATGAATCATTCAACTTATTTGGAAAGCTCATTTGCTTCGAACTTTTTCCAAGACTCCTGTTCATATGCAAAATATTTGCTGAATATGAGGTTAATAGCAAATGAAAATGATTAGTATTTGGTAGAGGTGAGCAGCGGTCAGGTCATCGGACCACCTCTCATCCCATAATCATTTGGTTATAAATTTTGTTTGCAATCAACTGAATCATCGgatatttcggttcggttataaTTGATCGGTTATCGAATAACAAAAAAGAAGCACAAATGAGGTGCTAGAATTAGCAACCATGACCTCTAGAAGAAAATAGATACTTTTACTACAACACGTTAAGGGACTATGATGTATGTTACCAATAAATATATTTCGGTAGGTTCAGTAAACAAAAGTTCTCCACactcaaaaacaaaatcaaacaatattatatttggaaattttattttgatttattcggTTTGATTTGTCGTTTAACCAAACACTGCACAGCCCTAGTTCTATCTACCAAGTTAGACAAGTCTAATAATGCCTATACACTTATGACTACCCAGATTATTCATCACTATCCACTTAATAAGACCTGACTAGACACAAACTTCAGAATTATGAACCATCCATAAATTAGCCAAACAAAGCAATTGGTGACAGGCGCAATttcaaaattaagaaaaaataggCAAGTGATTTCGTTGCACAAACATTAAATCTCTTGAGCCACATATTTAATAGTAGGATTTTGAGATTAATTTTGGGAAATTAGTGGAGCATAATATATTATCAGCAGGACTTGTACAAACTTTGAACCTCCAATTCAACTCTACATTTTTATTTGACCAACTAGCCAGTAACAAACTTATATGTAGCAAAAGATGAGGTTAGAAAGGGATACTTAGCATCCAGAAAAGTCTATACAAGTCGGGGCCTATTTCCATCAGTAACTGGTCTAGTTTTTACTGCTATCTTTgagattttttgttaatttgttcATGATTCAAGTGCCATTTTCGGCAACTATGGCTTAATCGAGCAAATTGAAGTGAGGTGGGGTGAAATGTGAAGAATCTCAAAGCAGAATGCATATCTTGGTGGACGAAAACAGTCAGCTATTCACATTATCAAAATAATTCTGGCATCAAGGATATATattcatttcatctttttatttggaaaagaaTCGAGAGTTGAATGTTTACCTTGAGTATATCAAAAACCTTCTCAGCAATATATTTTTGTTCAAGAGTAGCACCTTTCTGTTGAACCTTATCGGGATGCACAGATAGTGTTGCCTTACGATAAACTTTTTTTACTGATTCAGAAGTAAGCAAATCTGCCAGTGGAACTGGAACCCAACCACATTCAGGCCAAAGAACCTGTTCAGATAATTTCAATATCAAACAATCTTTCAGTAAACAGAGCATTTATTATAGGCAGATAACTTTAAAAACTAAAGACTGATGCTTCATTTTAGATTAtaactttcaaaaataaataaataaaaatacccaCATCTTGTAATGATAATAACAGAGCACGCATGTTGCCTTCCTTCCCTCCAGCCCAGCTTTTTACGGCGAAGTCCATTTTATCAGCAAGCCTCTGCAGGTTAACCTTGAAATATCAGAGCCATATAATTGAAACTAAAGGAGACTATGGATGAAAGAAGAAATGCCCGTAAGGAGGCGCAAAAGTTaacaaaaatcaacatgttGCATACCTCTGCCtcaaaagaaaagtaaagacaAACAAACATGTATGCTTACACTCATAAATCATGGCAGGTATATATGTAATCAACCACTCGGTTAATTTTTGGTCGCAATTGATAAAAGACGCAAAGGTAAAAATTTAAGAAGTGAAACGCAAAAGTTTGAACACAATTGCAACAAACCTTTTAAATTGAgacataattgtaaaaattaaaaaggtttgGGTGCAATTGATAAAACACGCAAAGGGTTGGAATTAAAAAATGGCTTGGCTTAAAACAGataaagtataaaaaataaagtaattataGAATTTCCCAACCAAATGCATATGCCCAGAGACATGTTTAAAAATAGAAGTTCTACACATGCACATGTATAGTTAACCACTATCCAGACGATCAGGTTATAAAAGTCTAACTAAATGCATCAAAACATATGTTTATAAACACAGTTTGCTATTTCAGACAGTCAGGTCATAAAAACCCAACTAAATGCATCAAAAACGTGTTTAGATGTGTGTATAACACAGAGTACTATTTCAGACAATCAGATCATCATATTAGTTCTACACTTACACGCCTCTCTTCTTGCTCATACTGAGTTTGGAGGTCGCGCTGCTTCATATCAGCAACTGCCTTTTCCTATATAAATGCaacaatagaaaaattaaaacttattCCAGAAGATATATAAATGAAGTTATCAAACCACAAATCAATTGACAAAGGGAAGTCATGAAGTACACAGAAGTGCTAGTTAATAAATTCTTTCTTAGATAAGGGCATAGAGCACATGCAATCAATTATTCTCAGTCaaaatatttattgaatataagagctaaaaaaattcaataatccCTCATGGAAAAGTAAAATTCCTCATTTTTGTGTTACTGTGTATCACTAGTGAAAATTTCGAATCTCCTTCGCATGATAAAGCTTCAATTCAGATAATGCAAGAACCAAATCATAAGATAAATGTGTTGGTTAGAATATCTAGCAAAACAGAAAGAGAAGAGTGAAAAACACAAACCAATCGGTCCTGAGTTCTCTGATGACGGTCAAATCTGGCTCTTCGTCTTTCTTCAGTTTCACCTTTAACTTCCTCAAATCCTCCAAACAATGAGATATCTATGGGAACAaaagttaaatcaaaatattagagTTCAAAGAGATTGCATCAAAAGTCAAAAAGCCATCCACACTGCTGCAAACTGAAGTCCATTTTACAGTAATAACTACCTCCAAGCATTGAAGGTAGGTCATCAACTATACTTGTCGTAGGCGAAGCCTTTCTCATGCTAGATGAAGCACTGATAGACTTCTTATGGGCCACAGGAGGCTCTCCTCTGCTGTTTATTGTCGCATCAAATATAGGATCCTATCAAGTGAAGCGAGAATCCAATTAAACATGCTCGGTAGTTACATAAACCATTCATTTCATATCAATTATCGCTAATCTCACCAAAGTCGCAGCCCTTGACCTTGGCGCACTGCTGGATCTATAGCCCATGTTTGATATGAAATCTATGTCATCTGCACTCAACTGCTGATTATTTTGAGTAGCATCTCCAGCTTCTTTATTTCTGTTTGCTTTTGTGGCTTGTCTCTCCCTTGCTTCCTTAGCATGGCGAACATCCAAGTGTCCATCAGAATTATTTCGCACCTTAATCCTGCCAAACTCTTCAAGTTCATCTATGGAAGATGTATTTGAGCTTTTAACTGCACCATGAAGCATTTCACAATATTCAGGTTACAGTGAATGCTCAAAAAAAGAATTCCTATAAACATAACCAAGATAGGATGCATTAAAAACCTTTATCACTCTTCAAAATTTGTCCTGGTTTTGGAGGGGGCTTTAGTGGGGACAAAACATTTGGCGATATAGCAGGTTTTCTGCTTCCAGAATGATTACATTTACTGGATTTTCCCACTGGTTCTGTGAAATTGGATTTTGCTGTGGTTGAATTTGATTCTAACACTATGAAAGGAGCATCTGTTGAGGTGTATGTTGAGTTATTCTTTCCTGTATTTTCTCTGCCACGAATGTGAAAATACAAGACATTGATTTCCATGTTAATTCATAAATCATAAAACATCAGATCATCCTAAAATATATTCAAGTCCATAAATCAGACATAATGTTTTGTTCCAAAAGACAGAAGTGagctttaacaaaaaaaaaagggaCAAAGAAAACGCCAAACCAAATAACGCATATACATATTACTTTAAGCTATTAAACTCAATTCATGAAAAAATCTAAAGAGTGATTGCATTTAGCAAATGCATGTGATCATTTATAGTTttagaaaggaaaaagactAAGTTTCATACTACAACATCATGGTAAAGGAAGAGAGTAAAACACATGTGATACCATGATATCACATCATAATGGCTGTACAAGAAAGGAACGATAATCAGAAACAATGGCCAtgtaaaattattgatttttgtCATCTATtctcaattaaatattttctgTTTCAACTCCCTCTGGTCCGCTGCGGATTGCATATAGTGTAGAACCTATGCGAGTGTGATACCATAGCTAGATAATTTTGTACAGCAATTCAAAATGACATTTCTAGAGTAACAAATTCATTAGtaaccaaaaaataaataaaaaaggagGCATTCACTTCTTAAGTTCAACTATATGGGGGTACTACTTTAACATAAGGATTTTAATAGAAAGCTATCAAACAAAAGATAACCATAGAACGCTCGATAAAAATCAGACTCCATAAGCAAGAATTCCATTAAatggtattttttttgtttcaaatacATATCCTATCCATTGCTTTATTAACATGCACTTAAATTTCAATCTCCTTCATCAACTAATAAAATTCCTACCTAATCCAACATCTAATTCATCAATGAagcaaaaacaaatatttagatTACTCAAGCATTGACAAACAATCTTTCACTAAAATAAATTGTCATATACCTTTGATTTGATGAGTGGCTTGAATGATCACCAAAGCCAGGTATGAGATCATCGAAACTAACAGATCTATTCTTACTAGGAGGCTGAAATGTAGCAGTAGAGTCCCCAAACAAGTCATTAACTGGGGCACTCTGATCCTTAGGCTGAGATATAAATGACCCAGAAATATAATCTGTACTATTACTggcattattattattagaattAAAGCCATCAAAGCCACTCAATAAATCATCACCACTAAAGGAACCAGAATTTGAAAAAAGAGGATCGAAAGACCCATCTCTATTACTATTTGAACTCTTTTGAAATCCACCAAAAGACATGAAACCGTCATCATTGTAATCATTTAGACCGTTAAAATCCTGGGGTTTTTTAGTAGTGGAGAAAAGGGGTTCGTTGTAATTATTGAAGGAAAAAGACCCATTACCAGAGATTGAATTGTACGAAGAATTTCTGGAGTCTGAAGAGTCATAGGAAGAAGAAGTGAAATTTGGAGTGATGGGTTGTTTAGAGAGAGCCATTGGAGCTGACTTGCCTTGCGGTTTTATTCCATAACCCTTGGTTAACTCATCAAATGTATCCATTTTTAAACGATCCAACTGAATTTTGATAGATGGGTATGTTTCTGATCTATCAAAAATAGAGATTCAATTTTAGGGATTCAAAATTAGCTAGGGGAAAAGAAGATCTTGTTTGTTTCaaatgaaaatgagaaacaCAAGAATTTGGTGCAGCTGCTGTAGAAATTGGATgataaacaaagaaaataagATGGAGAAATAGAGATTTTCTGAAAATTCAGGAGAAACTCTGTTTTCTTCGTCCTTTTTGTAAATTGTGTTGGTGAAGGCGATGGTCGGTCAGAATTGTACATTATAATCTACTCTTAACCCAAACCGACAATTCTGAATTCTGATGGTAAATATTATAGTTCATTTTCCCTTGTGTCACAGGAGAAGGAAAATGTTATTTACAGCAATATGTAAATAAATGGTTATTAATATATAGCTTGATTTATGAGAAATAAATTGTACAAAacattatgatgaaaaaaaactgGTGCATATTAATTGATGGATCCAAAAACGAATGTGCGGTCAGTTCCGTATCCGTTTGTCTGGTTTTTCGCAAATGAAGATGGATCTTCTGTCGGGGCTTCGAATCCATTCTGATGCCTAAGTTAGTTAAGGGTATGATTGGTATATTAAGAATAGATTGATATTGTGTAAATGATATGTATCCTTAAAAGTGGCTCTGAGCCCTATATTTATAGGGCAACGTGTGAATCTCTTCGTTTTTCAGCGATGTGGAATTTTACCATATTCCGTCAATAATCATTAgatattaacaatttaataacATGTTGATAGTGTGTACCAGAGTGTAGCGGTTTTTTTCTAAAATCGCCCCTACAAGGGCTAATTACCACACTTATATCATGTTTTCTATCGTTTGATTATTCTTAATAGTCGAACGCAAAAAGTCGCCCCTTCTAAGTTGGAGCATTGGTTTTGCCCCTGAGAGCCTCTATGACCGAAAAGTCTCGATTGTGAGCCTTGGCAACTCtcattttgttaattaatttgaGCACAAAATGACACGAGTCTGTATGCTTGTTTGTTCACGTTTCAAACTCAAGTGAGCAAAAAGCATACAGAGTGTTGAGATAACTGTTGTTAAAGTATCACCATCATCTTGAACTTTTGGgtgttatttgatttttttttattgaaaatttcagATTTTCCAATAAGCAATCTGTCAGAGTTCTTAGTGAGCAAATTTGTCGGTTCAGGTTCTACTCTGCCCTAAGAAGCAGATTTGTCGGTACAAAGTTATACTCTGCCCTTACGAGCATATCTACCGGTGCAAGTTAAACTGATTTGTCAGTTCAAGTTATACTTTGTCCTGATGAGCAGATTCGTCGGTCCAAATTCTACTATGCCTTAGTAGGCAGATTTGTATGTTCAAGTTTCATTCGGCCCTAGCTAATGCGTGTATTTGAAGGTTTCTCCGGTTACAATTTTTCGGTGGAAATTAATTCTCACCTCCAGCACATGGAGGAGCGCGACCTAATGATTAGCCAATCCTAGTTTTTCGGCGATCGCCCAACTAGCCCGTGAAACCCACACGCCGATAATAGTAAGCACCATGCCCACCATATGCTGACATGTGACGGCGCATGCGCCGACTCATTTTTCTTTGCTTTTCTTTCAGTGTCGTCCTGCCTTCAATGAGTTGTTTTTGAACTCTTTTCTTGCTAACAATCTTGTCATGTGGTGTTTCTTGCTTCTCTACATATGTCTTTATTATTCAGaacaatgttttaaaaaccagACAGGACCGCCCGGTCGGAACGATGCGAACCGGTCAGTGATCCGGTCCGaaactacaaaaaaaaaccGGATTTTTTGGTTGGATCGGGTTAAACCGATTAAAAATCGAGtgttgaaccggattgaaccggtaaaaaaccagtgaactatattttttttagtttttttttaaatttattaaaccggttgaaccggaaaccggtggcttcaccggttcggccaccggttcggttttttaaatattgattcagactatttttatattaagtTGGGTAAGATTAATATCTATGTTTCAGTTTAAGGAGAGTGTAGTAGAATAATCTAGAATAATTCAGAATAAcagataatataaaataattagcaGAAGATAGAGTATAATTTATTGgggataattttgaaaattatagaaaatttgaaaatataaactAGAATAAAAATTTGGATTCCCTCATGTTCACTAATCTACACtatttattacaaaataaatggtgtatattaatttaaataaatttggacatttttgatatacaccattc
This region of Mercurialis annua linkage group LG1-X, ddMerAnnu1.2, whole genome shotgun sequence genomic DNA includes:
- the LOC126660331 gene encoding auxilin-related protein 1 yields the protein MDTFDELTKGYGIKPQGKSAPMALSKQPITPNFTSSSYDSSDSRNSSYNSISGNGSFSFNNYNEPLFSTTKKPQDFNGLNDYNDDGFMSFGGFQKSSNSNRDGSFDPLFSNSGSFSGDDLLSGFDGFNSNNNNASNSTDYISGSFISQPKDQSAPVNDLFGDSTATFQPPSKNRSVSFDDLIPGFGDHSSHSSNQRENTGKNNSTYTSTDAPFIVLESNSTTAKSNFTEPVGKSSKCNHSGSRKPAISPNVLSPLKPPPKPGQILKSDKVKSSNTSSIDELEEFGRIKVRNNSDGHLDVRHAKEARERQATKANRNKEAGDATQNNQQLSADDIDFISNMGYRSSSAPRSRAATLDPIFDATINSRGEPPVAHKKSISASSSMRKASPTTSIVDDLPSMLGDISLFGGFEEVKGETEERRRARFDRHQRTQDRLEKAVADMKQRDLQTQYEQEERRRLADKMDFAVKSWAGGKEGNMRALLLSLQDVLWPECGWVPVPLADLLTSESVKKVYRKATLSVHPDKVQQKGATLEQKYIAEKVFDILKESWKKFEANELSK